The DNA sequence ATCCGATCCTTTACTTGTAGAACGTAAAGCTCACTCATTTAAAGGGTCAGTTGGAAATTTCGGAGTAAAAAATGTTCAGCAATTGGCATACGAACTTGAAAAAATGGGAAGAGAATCAAAGCTTGACGATGCTGATGATGTATTAAACAAGCTGCGTCTTGAAATGGAAAAAGTGGATTCCTATTTTTCTTCGAATGAGTGGGAGAAAGAGATATGAGTATCCTTGTTGTTGAAGATGATCAAATAACAGGAAGAATTCTGGAGCTCAACCTTAAGAAACACGGTTACGAAGTAAAAAAGACTGAAAATGGCAGAGATGCTCTTGACTTGCTTAAAACTACTCTCGGTATTGAACTTATTGTTGCAGATATAATGATGCCTGAGATGTCAGGTATAGAGCTTCTCGAAAAGATAAAGGCTTCTCCTAAATATGAAAAGATTCCTGTGATTATGTGTTCGGCCCTGCATGATGCTGAAAATGTTAAAAAAGCTGTAAGTATTGGATGTTCATCTTATCTAGTAAAACCGGTAAATGCAGGAATCCTAATACAAAAAGTCCGTGAAGTACTTGGTGATAGCGGTATGGTATTGCAGAACAAAGATCAGGTTATGCTGCGGACCAATATGGATGAGGATGCTTACAGAACAGTTGCTGTCTCTTATTATGAATTTATCAAAGGACTGATCAGAGATATTGAAGAATTTTTGAATAATAAAACCGGAAGTTTTACTGTTGATTTTAAAAGGCTGAGAGCAGGAGCAAAAGTGCTGGGTGCGGCCTTTATTCAAGCGAGGATTAAACAGATGGGGGGTATCTCTGATAATGGTGAAAGAGATATCTCTGAACGTGAGCAGGCTATCCTTTTAAGAGAATTACAAGAGTTTTGTGCAGCTTTTGAAGAAAGGTATGAGGCTTACTTGAAAGTTCAGGAAGATTCTGTTATAACGAGCGATTCGGAGTTTGCATCAGACAGGAGAACAGGATGAAAATCCTTGTTGCAGAAGATGACCCTATTTCGAGGCAGCTGCTTAAAGCATCCTTAAAAAAATGGGGTTATGAAGTATCAGCAGCTTCTGACGGCGATGAAGCATGGGCGATTCTGTCAGAAGAAAATTCTCCCCAGATTGCTGTGCTTGACTGGATGATGCCAGGCATGGACGGTATTACAATATGCCGGAAAATCCGCAAAGAACTGCCCTCCCAGCCTGCTCGTTATGTGGTTCTGTTAACTGCAAAAGGGAGGCGTGAAGATGTAATAGCAGGATTTGATGCCGGTGCTGACGACTATGTTGCAAAACCATTTAATGCACAGGAACTAAAAGCAAGAATTAATGCAGGTGAGAGGATAATTTCTCTTCATAACACTCTTGAGTCGCATATAGACAAATTAAAGGAACTTGATCAATTAAAAAGTGAATTTCTTGCTACAGTATCCCATGAATTGCGTACACCAATTGCAGTAATGCGCGAAGGGGTGTCGCTGTGTGTTGATGGAGTAGCAGGTGAACTCAACGAGATGCAGAATGAGTTTTTAATAGATGTGCTCAACAACATTGACCGACTTTCCAGGCTTATTGATGACCTTCTTGATATATCCAAGATTGAAGCCGGTAAGGTTCTCGTCAGGAAATCCAATATTAATATCTGCGAGCTTGCAGAGAAAATAGTTAGAGATTTTAACCCTGTAGCAGGGAAAAAAGGGATAATTCTTGAATTGGCAGTACCAGATTCCGGAATTGAAATTTTTGCTGATTGGGACAGAATAGTTCAGGTTTTTTCAAATCTTATAACCAATGCGATTAACTATACTTCAGAAGGAGGCTGTGTTTCTGTTTCAGTCCAGGATGGTGATAGAGAAGTTATCTGCAGTGTAAAAGATACAGGTGTAGGTATAAGCGCTGAAAATATTCCCATGCTGTTCAATAAATTCCAGCAGTTCGGAAGGCAGGAAGGCCCCGGATACAGGGGCACAGGCCTGGGCCTGGCAATTGTAAAGGGCCTGGTAGAGAAGCACGGCGGAAAAATACAGGCTGAATCGGAAGAGGGAAAGGGTTCTGTTTTTACGTTTACATTGGAAAAATATTTTGGCGATAAGATTCTAATTATTGCCAAAGATAGTGAAAAACAAAAATTTTATAAGCAGTTGTTAGAGGACAGCGGCCATAATGTGGAAGTAGCAGACACCTGTGATAATGCTTCAGAGAAATTAAAATTACACAGGATGAATTTTGTAATTATAGATATATGCGGGCAGTGCGGCGCAGACGATTTTGAGAATGTAAAAAGATTTATAAAAGGGCCTGAATTTAAGTCAGTACCTGCGGTTGTTGTGCTTAATGGAAATAGAAACAATCAAAAGTTGGAGGATTTTGGAATAGATAAACCGGTTAAATTCATTATGAACCCGATTGATAAAGATTATCTGATGGAGGTTTTAGAAAAATCTTTGGCTGGTGAGGAGATTTTAAAATGAGCAGTGCGGAGAATAAAAGAATACTTATTGTTGAGGATAATCCCATTTTTTTAAAGATGGTAAGAGCCCGGCTTGAGAACAAAGGTTATAGTGTGACCTCTGCTGAAGACGGCCTTACAGGATACACCAAAGCTTTGCGTGAACATCCTGATTTGATTATTCTTGATTTAATGCTGCCGAAAATGGACGGGCATAAGGTCTGCAGGCTTTTGAAATTTAATAAAAAATTTCATAATACACCGGTTATTATACTCACTTCGAGAGACCTTGAAGAAGATGCAGATCTGGCAAAAAAGAACGGTGCAGATGCCTTTGTTGTAAAAACTACAAAAGGCGAGATCCTTATGGACGTGGTAAGTAAACTTCTGTTAAAACAGGGAAGTGCAATAGATGAGTAAAAATAATTCCAATACAAGATTGGTAAAAATATTCGGATTATTCCTGTTTATTATTTTAGCGTTTCAAACAACTGTTTTCGCTTTTAATACAAAAGTAACAACAGATGCTTATCGGTTTTTACATCTGACCATTAATGACGGGTTGTCCCAAAGTGCAGTTCAAACTATTATTAAAGATAAAGATGGATTTATGTGGTTTGGTACAACTGATGGTCTAAACAAGTATGATGGATACAATTTTAAAACCTATTACAGTGATTTAAATGATACTACAACAATTACCTCAAATTGGATCAATTGTATTGCGGAAGATAGGAACGGCTCTTTATGGATTGGAACTATAAATGGCTTAAACCTTTTGAATAAAGAAAGAAATTCGTTCAATAGAAAACCGGTTAAAGGAGAAGAGGGTAATTTGTTGGCAAAAGCCATGATTAGATGCATGCTTGTTGGTGAAAATGGGATTCTTTGGGTTGCTACAAATAACGACGGATTATTTGCAGTTAATGTTAATTCCCGCACGGCTGTCCAATATACAAAAGATAGTGCAAGTGGAATTAAATTAACAGTTAATGCTGTATCATCTTTAATGTTTGACCAATCTGGTAAAATGTTTAACAAATCCGGCAGGCTTTGGATAGGTACAACTTTCGGAATAACCATATATGATTTTGAAACAAATAGTTCAAAAATCATATCTGAAAGTTTAGATAATAGCGGATTAACCAATGATGTTGTCATGTCAATGATGCAGGACAGAGATGGAACAATCTGGATTGGCACAACTGATGGTATTGATCTTTTAAATCAGAACGGTAAAAGATTGTCTCATTATTCAATTAATGATGCTCTGCAATCCGTGCCGCATCAGGTAAATCAGATATTTCAGGATTCAAATGGTACGATTTGGGCAGCAACAGAATTTGGAGGACTAAATTATTATAATGCTAAAAGTAATAAATTTAATTTAGTGAGATATGATAAGAATAGCACATTTTCTTTTTCAGGAAGCAGGATAAGGTGTATATATGAAGATAGAGGAGGACTTCTTTGGTTTGGTACATGGGATGCAGGCATTAATTATATATCATATTTATCAACAAAATTTTATAACTATACAGTGGGCAATAATCCGAAAATGGGATTATCCGGTAAAAATGTTTTCGGATTTCATGAAGATTCAGAAGGAATTATCTGGATAGGCCTATCAGGAGGAGGGCTGAATAGATTTGATCCGCAAACAGGGGAATTTAAATGGTACATGCACTCCTCTTCAAATTTAAAGAGTCTAAGTGATAATATTGTATGGACTATATGTGATAAAGACAAGAAAAATTTATGGGTTGGTACATCAAGAGGATTAAGTGTGTTTAATAAGGAGACAGAAACTTTTAAAAGAGTTAACCCATGGAAAGATAATTATCAGCGTTCGATTTATCTTATACAAAAAGATATTTACGGTAATTTATGGTTATGTACAGCCAATAGCGGATTGTATGCTATTAGCCCTGATGGAATAGTAAAATATTTTTATTCCAATGGTGTTGAAAATAATAAAAATCTATCCAGTAATTTTATTATTTCTTTTTCTGTTGGGAAAAACAAATATGTGTGGGTAGGGACAGATAAAGGTCTTGATAAATTAGATCCGGAGTCTGGTAATGTAGTACATTATAAAGTAAACATTGGTGATAGAACCTCTTTAACCAGTAATTATATTAGTGCTCTATTTTTAGATTCTCAAAAAAGAATTTGGGTCGGCACTGACAAGGGATTAAATCTTTTAAATGAGGATGGTAAAACATTTACGCGATTTACAAGAAAGGATGGCCTTGCAAATGATATGGTTTATGCAATATTGGAGGAGGATGATACAACAAACAGTAAATGTGGAAATTTATGGCTAAGTACAAATAAAGGGCTTTCAAAGTTTGATCCGGATAAAAAGAAGTTTAAAAATTTTGATGTTCACGACGGGCTTCAGAGCAATGAGTTCAATGCCGGTGCTGCATATAAGATGAAAAACGGATATTTGTTTTTTGGCGGTATTGACGGATTTAATATGTTTTATCCGGATAGTATTAAAATAAACAGTTATGCCCCTCAAATTATGATAACGGACTTTCAGCTCTACAACAAGTCAGTAGGTGTAGGCAAACAATACAACGGCCGTGTTTTACTCACAGCTCCTGTTTATAAGACTCATAAAATAGTATTGTCCTATAAAGATGATGTAATATCTTTTGAATTTGCAGCTGATAATTATCTGTTTCCTCAAAAGAACAAATTTGCATACAGAATGGAAGGTTTTGACAAAGGATGGATCTATGCAGGAAACCGGAACTATGCGATGTATACAAATTTGCCTCCCGGGCATTATACATTCCATGTTATCGGAGCCAACAATGACGGAGTGTGGAACAGGAAAGGTACTTCCATATCAATAATTGTAGTACCTCCGTTCTGGGAAACTACGTGGTTTATAATGCTATCTGTAATTCTGTTTATTGTTTGTGCTTACGGTGTATATCAATACCGAATGGGTGTTATAAACAGAAGAGCTAAAGTATTAAAAAAGTTAGTCAAAGAACGCACAAAAGAGATTGAAGAAACAAACAAAATGCTTGCCCATGAAGTGAAAGAACACGAAAGAGCAGAAGAGGAACTCAGGAGGAAGGCTGATGACCTTGAATATGCAAAAGAGATAGAAGAGAAGAACGCATCACGCCTTGTTGCGCTAATTGATGAACTCAATATTGCAAAACGAAGAGCAGAAGAAGCCACAAAAGCTAAGAGTGAATTTTTAGCGAATATGAGCCATGAAATAAGAACTCCTATGAACGGCATTATTGGAATGACAGAACTTACTCTTGATACTGATTTAACTCCTACCCAAAAAGAGTACATGGAAGCTGTGATGACATCTGCGGAATCTCTTCTTTTCCTGATTAATGATATTCTCGACTTCTCAAAAATAGAAGCCGGAAAACTTGACATGGAAAAAATTCATTTTAATGTAAGGGAAACAGTTGAAAATTCTCTGCAGGCTATTGTGCATAAAGCCAATCAAAAAAATATAGAGCTTATAAGCAGAGTTTCCAATAAAATAGACAGAATGTTGCTTGGTGACCCGGGAAGGCTTAAGCAGATTATAGTAAATCTTGTAAACAATGCAATCAAGTTTACATCAGAAGGAGAAGTAGTCATTGATGTATCTGTCAGTAAAGAAGAGAGCGATTTTACAGAGCTTCTTTTTTCGGTTTCAGACACGGGAATAGGTATTCCGAAAGAAAAACAGGATAAAATATTTGAACCATTTACACAGGTCGACGGATCTACAACAAGAAAATTCGGAGGTACCGGACTCGGCCTTTCAATATCTACACACCTTGTTGAAATGATGGAAGGCAGAATATGGATAGAGAGTCCCTCAACAAAAAAGAATGGTCGGGCCGGAGGCCCGGGAAGCATTTTCAGCTTTACTGCAAAATTTAAAAATGGAAGACGTTTTAAAGATACTGACGGAAAAGAGAGTACAGTCTTAAATGGTTTAAAAGCCCTGATTGTTGATGATAATGGGACAAACAGAAGGCTTATGGAAGAAATTTTGACAAATTGGGGTATGAAACCCGTAACTGCATCAAACGGCCGGGATGCACTTGATATTGTAAAGAAATCCTTAAAGGGTGATGCAATTTTTTCGCTTTTTCTTTTTGATGTTAATATGCCTGAAATGGATGGCTATCAGCTGGCAGAGAATGTCCGCAGTTTTGATCCATACAAGACAAGCCCTATAATCATGCTTACCTCTTCTGCACGTCCAAGAGACAGAGAATTTGAGGAAAAACTGGGAACTTTCCGAATTTTAAAGCCTGTAAGGCAGTCTGCTCTTATGAATTTGATATTAACCTGTTTTGATAAGGATACAGACAAAGAACGTACATCATCTGAATATACGAATCAGGAGCATGAAGAACATTTGACCGGCTTAAAAGTACTTCTCGCAGAAGATAATCCCATAAACCAGAAGCTCGCATGGACATTGCTGACGAAAAAAGGTGTTGATGTGAAAACAGTCAATAATGGTAAAGAAGCAGTTGGCCTGTACAGAGAAAAAGAGTTTGATCTGATCTTAATGGATGTTCAGATGCCGGTTATGGATGGATTTAATGCAACAGCGGAAATTCGAAGACTGGAAAAGGAGAAGAGTACACATATACCGATAATTGCTATGACTGCACATGCAATGAAAGGCGACAGAGATAAATGCATTCGTGCAGGCATGGATGATTATATAGCCAAGCCGATGAAAGCAGGGGAATTATATGGTACAATAAAAAAATATATAAGTGATAATGTGTTGCATGCTGACCTGTCAGTAAAGGATATAGAAACAACTATTGATGATAATACCATAGAATCTGTAGATTTAAACAGCGCTCTTGAAACGTTTGACAATGACAGGGATCTTCTTTTTGGTTTATCAAAGGAATTTTTCGGATCGTGCGGAGAGCAGATTAAAGAGCTTCAGGATTTAATTGAAAGAGGAGATGCCTATCAATTGGAACGTTCCGCACACAGGATCAAGGGAGCACTTGGTAATTTTGGAATGAAAAAAGCGTACAGATTAGCTTATGATATAGAAAAACAGGGGAAAAGCAACAAGATTGAGGGGGCAGAAAGGATCCTCCTTGAGCTTGAAAAAGAGATCACTCTGGGAAAAGAATTTTTTAATAAGGAATTAGTATAAGGCGCAAAATGAAAATACTTATAGCTGAAGACGATCCTGTCTCCAGAAAAGTTCTTGTAACCATTCTTGAAAAAAGGGGATACGAGGTTCTGTCTGTACAGGATGGTGAAAGTGCATGGGAAATACTTAAACGGTATGATGCACCACAACTTGTTATACTTGACTGGATGATGCCGGGAAAGGACGGAACTGAAGTTTGCAGATTGACAAGAGCGTCTGCCAAGGATAAGTATGTTTATATAATTCTGCTTACAGGTAAGGGTAGAAAGATAGATGTTATAGAGGGGCTTGATGCTGGTGCTGATGATTATGTAACAAAACCTTTTAATGCAGGAGAATTAATTGCAAGAGTGAAAGTAGGTGAAAGGGTAGTAGGCCTTCAGAATCGTCTTAACGAACATGTTGAAAAATTGCAGGATGCCCTTGATAACGTTGAAACCCTGCAGGGGCTTTTACCTATTTGTTCGTACTGTCACAAAATAAGGGATGACAAAAATTATTGGATGAGCGTTGAAACCTACATTTCGGAACATTCGGAAGCGAAATTCAGCCACAGTATCTGCCCTGATTGCATGGCAAAATATGTTAAACCTGAGATTGAGAAATTAGACAATGGAAAATAGGCTTGATTGCAGAAAATGCATGCATTTTTACATTACCTGGGATGATTCTTATCCTTTCGGATGCAGAGCTTTCGGTATTAAATCAAGGCAGATACCTTCAATGGTAGTTTCACTCCATTCGGGTTATAGATGCAGGATGTTTAAAAACAAAAACAGTTTTCACACAGAGGCCAAACATGGATGAAGAAAAGAATGCAAAATTAGAAGAATATCTGAGCCAGGTTACAGACATACCTACTCTTCCCCATATTGTGATAAAATTGTTTAATAAAATACATGATCCTGAACCTGATATAGAAGAGCTTGCGGATCTGATTATGAGTGATCAGGTTTTGACAACAAGAATGATTCGTATGGTAAATTCAGCATTCTGGGGTTTAAGCCGTGAAGTGAATTCTGTTAAGGAAGCAATTGTTTTTTTAGGCCTTAGGGAAATAACTAATCTTATATATTCAGTAAGCCTTGCAAATACATTTGAACGCGACACTCCGTTGTTAAAGAGGGTGCGTTTTTGGGAACATTCTCTCGGGTGCGCGCTTATAAGCAAAGAGATTGCAACGCGTTTTCATTTTCAGGACAGAGAGCTTGCATATCTTGCAGGGCTTGTTCATGATATAGGTGAAGTAATTATTGCTGTTCAATTCGGCAAGGAGTTTGAAAAAGTGGTAGAAATTGTTCTTGACAGGCATGCAACATTTTATGATGCTGAAGACATTGTGCTTGGAATAAACCATACGGATTTCGGGGCATGGCTTGTTAAGGACTGGAGGCTTCCGTCCATTCTGTCAGATGTTGTAAGTTTTCATCATAAACCTCTTGAAGCCACTGAACATAAAATTTTAGTTGCAATCGTTCGTCTTGCTGATCTTATCTGCCTTTATCATCAGCTTGATTTCGGTTACAGTGAAGGTGAAGATATAATGCCTGAAATTGTTGATTTGTGGCATTTTCTGGGTACAAAATCAAAATATATAGCTGATATTGAACTAACACAATTCCTTGCTGAGCTAAATGAAAATATAGAAGATGTTAAAAGCAGTGTGGATTCCATGTACGGGCAGAATGAAACGGTTTCATGATAACTATTTGCGGATTAATGAGATTTATCAGAATTTTATAATCCCCCTCTTACCCTAATCTGTCCTGAAAAAAGCGGCCTCCGAGAATACGGAGGCCGCTCATGTACGTGAGAAATTTAATATCTCTTACCTCGCCAACTGCAGGCATGCAGTATAGATATTGTCAAATATTTTGGCAATTTTATCTTCGGGGACAGAAGAGAAGGCAATTCTAATCAGGCTGCCCAGTGCAATAACTCCAGTATCAAAATCATTTAACAGTTTTTGTCTCAATTTTTCCGCATCAATACCTTCTTTCAGCTCAATGCATAAGAAATATCCGGAATTGAACGGGAGAGGAGAGAAATATCTTGAATACATTTTTTTGTTTTCATCCAGTATTGAGCACACTTTCATGTATCGGTGGTTTAGAATATCTTTTTTATTTGATTTTTCATTATCATAGTTTCCGGAATTAAGTGCCGTAAGCAGCAGGCTTTGAGACAGGCGCGAAGAGTTGGAAATTGTACTTCTTATAGCGCCTGAAGCTTTTTCTTCCAAAGCAGCACATGCATTTTTTGAAATATTTTTACCTGAGAAAGTAATGAATCCGACTCTGAACCCCCATGCAAAATCTTCTTTTGTTGCACCATCAATTTTTACAGCAAGTATGTTTTCATGCAAACCTGCAATACGGGAGAAGATTGATTCCCGCAGGATATTTTTTTTATAAATGAGTCCAAAATATGCATCGTCGCATATTATAAGGATTTTATTGCCTCTTTCAGCGCTGTTTTTGATTACTTCAGCGATACGGCCTGCTTCTTCATCGGTA is a window from the bacterium genome containing:
- a CDS encoding response regulator codes for the protein MSILVVEDDQITGRILELNLKKHGYEVKKTENGRDALDLLKTTLGIELIVADIMMPEMSGIELLEKIKASPKYEKIPVIMCSALHDAENVKKAVSIGCSSYLVKPVNAGILIQKVREVLGDSGMVLQNKDQVMLRTNMDEDAYRTVAVSYYEFIKGLIRDIEEFLNNKTGSFTVDFKRLRAGAKVLGAAFIQARIKQMGGISDNGERDISEREQAILLRELQEFCAAFEERYEAYLKVQEDSVITSDSEFASDRRTG
- a CDS encoding response regulator, whose protein sequence is MKILVAEDDPISRQLLKASLKKWGYEVSAASDGDEAWAILSEENSPQIAVLDWMMPGMDGITICRKIRKELPSQPARYVVLLTAKGRREDVIAGFDAGADDYVAKPFNAQELKARINAGERIISLHNTLESHIDKLKELDQLKSEFLATVSHELRTPIAVMREGVSLCVDGVAGELNEMQNEFLIDVLNNIDRLSRLIDDLLDISKIEAGKVLVRKSNINICELAEKIVRDFNPVAGKKGIILELAVPDSGIEIFADWDRIVQVFSNLITNAINYTSEGGCVSVSVQDGDREVICSVKDTGVGISAENIPMLFNKFQQFGRQEGPGYRGTGLGLAIVKGLVEKHGGKIQAESEEGKGSVFTFTLEKYFGDKILIIAKDSEKQKFYKQLLEDSGHNVEVADTCDNASEKLKLHRMNFVIIDICGQCGADDFENVKRFIKGPEFKSVPAVVVLNGNRNNQKLEDFGIDKPVKFIMNPIDKDYLMEVLEKSLAGEEILK
- a CDS encoding response regulator, giving the protein MSSAENKRILIVEDNPIFLKMVRARLENKGYSVTSAEDGLTGYTKALREHPDLIILDLMLPKMDGHKVCRLLKFNKKFHNTPVIILTSRDLEEDADLAKKNGADAFVVKTTKGEILMDVVSKLLLKQGSAIDE
- a CDS encoding response regulator produces the protein MSKNNSNTRLVKIFGLFLFIILAFQTTVFAFNTKVTTDAYRFLHLTINDGLSQSAVQTIIKDKDGFMWFGTTDGLNKYDGYNFKTYYSDLNDTTTITSNWINCIAEDRNGSLWIGTINGLNLLNKERNSFNRKPVKGEEGNLLAKAMIRCMLVGENGILWVATNNDGLFAVNVNSRTAVQYTKDSASGIKLTVNAVSSLMFDQSGKMFNKSGRLWIGTTFGITIYDFETNSSKIISESLDNSGLTNDVVMSMMQDRDGTIWIGTTDGIDLLNQNGKRLSHYSINDALQSVPHQVNQIFQDSNGTIWAATEFGGLNYYNAKSNKFNLVRYDKNSTFSFSGSRIRCIYEDRGGLLWFGTWDAGINYISYLSTKFYNYTVGNNPKMGLSGKNVFGFHEDSEGIIWIGLSGGGLNRFDPQTGEFKWYMHSSSNLKSLSDNIVWTICDKDKKNLWVGTSRGLSVFNKETETFKRVNPWKDNYQRSIYLIQKDIYGNLWLCTANSGLYAISPDGIVKYFYSNGVENNKNLSSNFIISFSVGKNKYVWVGTDKGLDKLDPESGNVVHYKVNIGDRTSLTSNYISALFLDSQKRIWVGTDKGLNLLNEDGKTFTRFTRKDGLANDMVYAILEEDDTTNSKCGNLWLSTNKGLSKFDPDKKKFKNFDVHDGLQSNEFNAGAAYKMKNGYLFFGGIDGFNMFYPDSIKINSYAPQIMITDFQLYNKSVGVGKQYNGRVLLTAPVYKTHKIVLSYKDDVISFEFAADNYLFPQKNKFAYRMEGFDKGWIYAGNRNYAMYTNLPPGHYTFHVIGANNDGVWNRKGTSISIIVVPPFWETTWFIMLSVILFIVCAYGVYQYRMGVINRRAKVLKKLVKERTKEIEETNKMLAHEVKEHERAEEELRRKADDLEYAKEIEEKNASRLVALIDELNIAKRRAEEATKAKSEFLANMSHEIRTPMNGIIGMTELTLDTDLTPTQKEYMEAVMTSAESLLFLINDILDFSKIEAGKLDMEKIHFNVRETVENSLQAIVHKANQKNIELISRVSNKIDRMLLGDPGRLKQIIVNLVNNAIKFTSEGEVVIDVSVSKEESDFTELLFSVSDTGIGIPKEKQDKIFEPFTQVDGSTTRKFGGTGLGLSISTHLVEMMEGRIWIESPSTKKNGRAGGPGSIFSFTAKFKNGRRFKDTDGKESTVLNGLKALIVDDNGTNRRLMEEILTNWGMKPVTASNGRDALDIVKKSLKGDAIFSLFLFDVNMPEMDGYQLAENVRSFDPYKTSPIIMLTSSARPRDREFEEKLGTFRILKPVRQSALMNLILTCFDKDTDKERTSSEYTNQEHEEHLTGLKVLLAEDNPINQKLAWTLLTKKGVDVKTVNNGKEAVGLYREKEFDLILMDVQMPVMDGFNATAEIRRLEKEKSTHIPIIAMTAHAMKGDRDKCIRAGMDDYIAKPMKAGELYGTIKKYISDNVLHADLSVKDIETTIDDNTIESVDLNSALETFDNDRDLLFGLSKEFFGSCGEQIKELQDLIERGDAYQLERSAHRIKGALGNFGMKKAYRLAYDIEKQGKSNKIEGAERILLELEKEITLGKEFFNKELV
- a CDS encoding response regulator, with the protein product MKILIAEDDPVSRKVLVTILEKRGYEVLSVQDGESAWEILKRYDAPQLVILDWMMPGKDGTEVCRLTRASAKDKYVYIILLTGKGRKIDVIEGLDAGADDYVTKPFNAGELIARVKVGERVVGLQNRLNEHVEKLQDALDNVETLQGLLPICSYCHKIRDDKNYWMSVETYISEHSEAKFSHSICPDCMAKYVKPEIEKLDNGK
- a CDS encoding HDOD domain-containing protein, with protein sequence MDEEKNAKLEEYLSQVTDIPTLPHIVIKLFNKIHDPEPDIEELADLIMSDQVLTTRMIRMVNSAFWGLSREVNSVKEAIVFLGLREITNLIYSVSLANTFERDTPLLKRVRFWEHSLGCALISKEIATRFHFQDRELAYLAGLVHDIGEVIIAVQFGKEFEKVVEIVLDRHATFYDAEDIVLGINHTDFGAWLVKDWRLPSILSDVVSFHHKPLEATEHKILVAIVRLADLICLYHQLDFGYSEGEDIMPEIVDLWHFLGTKSKYIADIELTQFLAELNENIEDVKSSVDSMYGQNETVS
- a CDS encoding aminotransferase class I/II-fold pyridoxal phosphate-dependent enzyme codes for the protein MNYIINDQAEKLNKILKLDYPAAYSLLSERGKGIFFPKKGLIKQSAEARGKELNATIGISIDDDGQPMRLSAIESMLNIKPADAFPYAPSSGIPELREKWQQLIFKKNPSLSGQTISKPLVTSGLTHGLTITSFLFINPGDKIILTDIFWGNYKLIFEQAYQGRIESYPIFSQGGYNVAGLDQRLKEQQGKQIILLNFPHNPTGYTITDEEAGRIAEVIKNSAERGNKILIICDDAYFGLIYKKNILRESIFSRIAGLHENILAVKIDGATKEDFAWGFRVGFITFSGKNISKNACAALEEKASGAIRSTISNSSRLSQSLLLTALNSGNYDNEKSNKKDILNHRYMKVCSILDENKKMYSRYFSPLPFNSGYFLCIELKEGIDAEKLRQKLLNDFDTGVIALGSLIRIAFSSVPEDKIAKIFDNIYTACLQLAR